Proteins co-encoded in one Papaver somniferum cultivar HN1 chromosome 5, ASM357369v1, whole genome shotgun sequence genomic window:
- the LOC113282769 gene encoding uncharacterized protein LOC113282769 yields the protein MARTLISPSLKLLQRSAMSNYNYPVVTSNNYTNTHSQLLGSKRRVEFQVCASSSDDNKSSSDTPDFNPFGFVTDNPSSRSAIQLPEIPAEDGNVGQMLYRTEDKGKEYGSFIRSGKLKWFVRETGSSDARLGTRGTIVFLHGAPTQSYSYRVVMAQMADAGFHCYAPDWIGFGFSDKPQPGYGFNYTEKEFHSALDKLLETLGIESPFFLVVQGFLVGSYGLTWALKNSERVSKLTILNSPLIVGSKVPGLFNQLRIPLLGEFTCQNAILAERFIEGGSQYVLKSEKADVYRLPYLASSGPGFALLETAKKINFKDTLGRIASGFSAGSWDEPILLAWGMSDKYLRQPEAEEFQKGNPSNVKLKLLEGAGHMPQEDWPEKVVDALKYFL from the exons ATGGCCCGGACTTTGATATCTCCATCTCTAAAGCTTCTTCAGCGTTCAGCAATGTCTAATTACAATTACCCTGTTGTGACTAGCAACAACTACACCAACACTCACTCGCAATTACTAGGAAGCAAAAGAAGAGTAGAATTTCAGGTTTGTGCATCTTCTTCTGACGACAATAAAAGCAGTTCGGACACACCTGATTTCAATCCATTTGGATTTGTCACCGATAACCCTTCTAGTCGGAGCGCTATTCAATTACCTGAAATTCCCGCAGAAGATGGAAACGTCGGTCAGATGCTTTAT AGGACAGAAGACAAGGGAAAGGAATATGGATCTTTCATAAGATCAGGGAAACTTAAATGGTTTGTAAGAGAAACAG GATCTTCGGATGCCCGACTTGGTACACGCGGTACCATTGTTTTCCTCCACGGAGCTCCAACTCAATCTTATAGCTATCGAGTGGTTATGGCACAG ATGGCAGATGCTGGATTTCATTGCTATGCACCAGATTGGATAGGATTTGGATTCAGTGACAAGCCCCAACCAGGATATGGGTTTAACTATACAG AAAAGGAGTTCCATTCTGCATTAGATAAATTACTCGAAACGTTGGGTATCGAATCTCCATTTTTCCTAGTGGTTCAG GGATTTCTTGTTGGTTCATATGGATTAACATGGGCCTTGAAAAACTCGGAAAGGGTTTCGAAGCTTACGATTCTCAACAGtccattgatagttggatcaaaaGTACCTGGATTGTTTAATCAGCTAAG GATTCCGTTGCTGGGTGAATTTACATGCCAGAACGCTATTCTGGCGGAGCGTTTCATCGAAGGAGGTAGCCA ATATGTGTTGAAGTCAGAAAAGGCCGACGTATATCGATTACCATATTTAGCAAGCAGCGGGCCTGGATTTG CTTTGCTTGAAACTGCAAAAAAGATCAACTTCAAAGACACGTTAGGCCGTATAGCGAGCGGGTTTTCGGCAGGAAG TTGGGACGAACCCATACTACTTGCTTGGGGAATGTCAGACAAGTACCTGCGTCAACCGGAAGCGGAAGAGTTTCAGAAAGGAAACCCCAGTAATGTTAAACTTAAGTTGTTAGAAGGTGCAGGGCATATGCCACAAGAGGATTG GCCCGAGAAAGTTGTTGATGCTTTGAAATACTTCCTTTAA
- the LOC113282770 gene encoding vesicle-associated membrane protein 711-like, translating to MAILYSLVARGSVVLAEFSTTSTNASAIARQILEKIPGNDDSHVSYSQDRYIFHVKRTDGLTVLCMADETAGRRIPFAFLEDVHGRFAKTYGRAVHTALAYAMNDEFSRVLNQQMEYYSNDPNADRINRLKGEMSQVRNVMIDNIDKVLERGDRLELLVDKTANMQGNTFRFRKQTRRFKNTLWWRNVKLTIALIILILVVIYVVLVFVCHGVTLPSCIG from the exons ATGGCGATCTTGTATTCGTTGGTAGCAAGAGGATCAGTAGTATTAGCTGAATTTAGTACGACATCGACGAATGCGAGCGCAATTGCAAGACAAATATTGGAGAAAATACCAGGGAATGATGATAGTCATGTTTCTTACTCACAAGATCGATATATCTTTCATGTCAAAAGAACTGACGGTCTTACTGTTCTTTGTATGGCTGATGAAACTGCTGGAA GAAGGATCCCGTTTGCATTTCTTGAAGATGTTCATGGGAGGTTTGCGAAGACTTACGGTCGTGCTGTTCACACAGCTCTTGCTTATGCCATGAATGATGAGTTCTCAAGGGTCTTAAATCAACAGATGGAATATTATTCTAATGATCCAAATGCAGATAGGATAAATAGATTGAAGGGTGAGATGAGTCAG GTACGTAACGTGATGATAGATAATATCGATAAAGTTCTGGAAAGGGGAGATCGCTTGGAGTTACTTGTTGATAAAACTGCTAACATGCAAggaaatacatttcgcttcagaAAGCAAACCCGGCGATTCAAGAACACTCTGTGGTGGAGAAATGTCAAGCTCAC GATTGCGTTGATAATTCTTATTTTAGTGGTTATTTATGTCGTGCTCGTGTTCGTGTGCCATGGTGTTACACTGCCCTCCTGCATAGGGTAA